The following are encoded together in the Populus trichocarpa isolate Nisqually-1 chromosome 5, P.trichocarpa_v4.1, whole genome shotgun sequence genome:
- the LOC7477683 gene encoding thaumatin-like protein 1b: protein MSQLTLLIPLSSFFISHFFIQAVVSTTFTLTNKCDYTVWPGSLSNADAPALSTTGFALQNGESKTITAPASWGGRFWGRTYCSQDSTGKFSCVTGDCGSGKLECSGTGAAPPATLAEFKLDGYGGMDYFDVSLVDGYNLPLLVVPQGGSGQNCTSTGCVVDLNDSCPSELKVTSTEGESVACKSACEAFGSPQYCCNGAYSTPDTCRPSTYSEIFKNACPRAYSYAYDDKTSTFTCAAADYQITFCPSPNTSQKASQGQNTENTSTNSYTPLVNSTMVYEGALNQNGASPSMNSKVLGSHVIAGIVSLTVAIWQLG, encoded by the exons atgtcTCAGCTAACATTACTTATCCCTCTATCATCCTTCTTCATTTCCCATTTCTTCATTCAAG CTGTTGTTTCAACAACGTTTACATTAACTAACAAATGTGACTACACAGTATGGCCGGGAAGTCTTTCCAACGCAGACGCACCAGCTCTCTCCACAACTGGCTTTGCCCTTCAAAATGGTGAGTCAAAAACCATCACAGCACCAGCTTCATGGGGTGGACGTTTCTGGGGCCGAACATATTGCTCTCAAGACTCCACAGGAAAATTCTCTTGTGTTACAGGTGATTGTGGCTCAGGAAAACTAGAATGTTCAGGCACGGGTGCAGCTCCTCCAGCTACGTTAGCAGAGTTCAAGCTTGACGGCTATGGAGGgatggattattttgatgtgagtCTTGTTGATGGGTACAACTTGCCATTGCTTGTTGTCCCTCAAGGAGGTTCTGGTCAGAATTGTACAAGCACAGGATGCGTTGTGGATTTGAACGACTCGTGCCCTTCAGAGCTTAAGGTTACTAGTACGGAAGGGGAAAGCGTGGCCTGTAAAAGCGCTTGTGAAGCTTTTGGGTCTCCACAGTATTGTTGCAATGGAGCATACAGTACACCTGATACCTGCAGGCCTTCTACGTATTCTGAGATTTTTAAGAACGCTTGTCCACGCGCTTACAGCTATGCTTACGATGATAAGACTAGTACCTTCACTTGTGCCGCCGCTGATTACCAAATTACCTTCTGCCCCTCCCCTAACACcag CCAAAAAGCATCACAAGGGCAGAACACTGAGAATACAAGCACAAACAGCTACACACCACTCGTCAACAGTACAATGGTGTATGAAGGTGCGTTGAACCAGAATGGAGCATCGCCATCTATGAACAGCAAGGTCTTAGGATCACATGTCATTGCGGGAATTGTCAGCTTAACAGTAGCCATTTGGCAGTTGGGATAG
- the LOC7477685 gene encoding thaumatin-like protein 1 — protein sequence MHILMLQLRFLQMDHVFSSSALHITLILLTICKGISGAKFTIINRCDYTVWPGILSNAGSTPLDSTGFELPQGESRSFQAPPNWSGRFWGRTGCTFDPNTGQGTCITGDCSSNQIECNGKNANPPATLAEFTVGSGVKDFYDVSLVDGYNLPMIVEPNGGSGSCLSTGCMTDLNQQCPAELRVESGQACKSACEAFGSPEYCCSGAYGAPDTCKPSAYSEMFKTACPRSYSYAYDDATSTFTCTGADYVITFCPSSTSQKSARDTTPPASTANGAETGSGSGDGPIGIDTSWLPNFLTGDSPSAFPCWAWQFTLIFSTLPCLFLFLVYL from the exons ATGCATATCCTTATGTTACAGCTTAGATTTCTCCAAATGGATCACGTCTTCTCCAGTTCTGCTCTACACATCACTCTCATTTTGCTTACAATCTGCAAAG GAATATCAGGGGCTAAATTTACAATCATAAACAGATGTGACTACACAGTATGGCCAGGTATTCTTTCCAATGCAGGCAGCACTCCATTAGACAGCACAGGATTTGAACTTCCACAAGGTGAATCACGATCCTTTCAAGCACCACCAAATTGGTCAGGTCGATTCTGGGGCAGAACTGGTTGCACATTTGACCCGAATACCGGTCAGGGCACCTGCATAACAGGTGACTGCAGCTCCAACCAAATTGAATGCAATGGCAAAAATGCAAACCCTCCAGCCACTCTAGCCGAATTCACTGTCGGATCAGGTGTAAAGGATTTTTACGATGTTAGTTTGGTTGACGGCTACAATTTACCCATGATTGTCGAACCAAATGGCGGGTCAGGGAGTTGCTTGTCGACCGGGTGTATGACAGATTTGAACCAGCAATGCCCAGCTGAATTACGGGTTGAATCAGGGCAGGCCTGTAAGAGTGCATGTGAGGCCTTTGGGAGCCCTGAGTACTGTTGCAGCGGCGCGTATGGAGCACCAGACACATGTAAGCCATCTGCTTATTCGGAGATGTTTAAGACCGCATGTCCGAGATCATATAGCTATGCTTACGATGATGCCACTAGCACATTTACATGTACAGGAGCAGATTATGTTATCACATTCTGCCCTTCATCAACAAG TCAAAAATCTGCAAGAGACACGACTCCACCAGCAAGCACTGCAAATGGGGCTGAAACAGGATCAGGATCAGGGGATGGGCCAATTGGAATTGACACTTCATGGTTGCCGAACTTTCTCACTGGGGACTCACCCAGTGCCTTTCCCTGTTGGGCTTGGCAATTTACCTTGATTTTTTCTACATTGCCCTGTCTATTCCtctttttggtttatttatag
- the LOC7493979 gene encoding uncharacterized protein LOC7493979 has translation MALSDAVIGNLTTIYVAVIAGIKVYGLVCGRSFSGGFVLILSTIVVGLILTGTLAWDISRKATYAISRDHVNVHEMCKGGICWHGVAVRSPASQVRFRLPQH, from the coding sequence ATGGCGCTATCCGATGCGGTGATAGGGAATTTAACGACGATCTACGTGGCGGTGATAGCTGGAATTAAGGTTTATGGGCTGGTCTGTGGAAGGAGCTTCAGTGGTGGATTTGTGCTGATTCTGTCTACTATCGTAGTGGGTTTGATATTGACTGGGACGCTGGCTTGGGATATTTCTCGTAAGGCCACGTATGCGATTTCACGGGATCATGTCAATGTTCATGAGATGTGCAAAGGTGGTATTTGCTGGCACGGCGTGGCTGTCCGGTCCCCGGCTTCTCAGGTCCGGTTTAGACTTCCTCAGCATTAG
- the LOC7484925 gene encoding endoplasmin homolog, with the protein MRKWTVPSVLLLLCLLSLISDQGQKLHAKAEDDSDSLVDPPKVEEKLGAVPNGLSTDSDVVKRESESISKRTLRNTAEKFEFQAEVSRLMDIIINSLYSNKDIFLRELISNASDALDKIRFLSLTDKEVLGEGDNAKLDIQIKLDKEKKILSIRDRGIGMTKEDLIKNLGTIAKSGTSAFVEKMQTSGDLNLIGQFGVGFYSVYLVADYVEVISKHNEDKQYVWESKADGAFAISEDTWNEPLGRGTEIRLHLREEAGEYLEESKLKDLVKKYSEFINFPIYLWASKEVDVEVPADEDESSDEDETTAESSSSDDGDSEKSEDEDAEDKPKTKKIKETTYEWELLNDVKAIWLRNPKEVTEEEYTKFYHSLAKDLGDEKPLAWSHFTAEGDVEFKAVLFVPPKAPHDLYESYYNTNKANLKLYVRRVFISDEFDELLPKYLNFLMGLVDSDTLPLNVSREMLQQHSSLKTIKKKLIRKALDMIRKIADEDPDEANDKDKKDVENSSDDEKKGQYAKFWNEFGKSIKLGIIEDSVNRNRLAKLLRFETTKSDGKLTSLDQYISRMKSGQKDIFYITGPNKEQVEKSPFLERLKKKGYEVIYFTDPVDEYLMQYLMDYEDQKFQNVSKEGLKLGKDSKAKELKESFKELTKWWKGALASENVDDVKISNRLADTPCIVVTSKYGWSANMERIMQAQTLSDANKQAYMRGKRVLEINPRHPIIKELRERVVKDPEDDSVKQTAHLMYQTALMESGFILNDPKDFASRIYSSVKSSLSISPDAIIEEEDDVEEVEVEAETKEATSSSEAEPTRDDELTEPSVVKDEL; encoded by the exons atgaggAAGTGGACAGTCCCTTCCGTTTTGCTACTACTGTGCCTTCTTTCTCTCATTTCAGATCAAG GTCAGAAGTTACACGCAAAAGCAGAGGATGATTCTGATTCGCTTGTAGATCCTCCAAAAGTAGAGGAGAAACTCGGTGCCGTTCCAAACGGACTATCAACGGATTCTGATGTcgtcaagag AGAGTCGGAGTCTATTTCGAAGAGAACACTTCGCAACACTGCGGAGAAATTCGAGTTCCAAGCTGAGGTGTCTCGGCTTATGGATATTATTATCAACTCTCTCTACAGTAACAAAGATATTTTCCTTAGAGAGTTGATTTCCAATGCATCTGAT GCGCTTGATAAAATTAGATTCCTCTCTCTCACGGATAAAGAGGTTTTGGGCGAAGGCGACAATGCCAAGCTTGATATTCAG ATTAAGttagataaagaaaagaaaattctatCAATTCGCGATAGAGGTATTGGCATGACAAAGGAGGATTTGATCAAGAATTTGGGTACCATAGCTAAGTCAGGAACTTCAG CATTTGTGGAGAAAATGCAGACAAGTGGAGACCTAAATTTAATTGGACAGTTTGGAGTTGGGTTTTACTCTGTATATCTTGTTGCTGACTATGTTGAAGTCATTAGCAAGCACAATGAAGACAAACA GTATGTATGGGAATCAAAGGCCGACGGAGCATTTGCAATCTCTGAGGATACCTGGAATGAGCCTCTGGGACGTGGAACTGAGATTAGATTGCATCTCAGGGAAGAAGCTGGAGAGTACTTGGAGGAGAGTAAATTGAAA GATTTGGTGAAGAAATATTCTGAATTCATCAACTTCCCAATCTATTTGTGGGCAAGTAAAGAGGTTGACGTGGAGGTTCCTGCTGATGAAGACGAGTCTAGCGATGAAGATGAAACAA CTGCTGAAAGCAGCTCTTCTGATGATGGAGATTCTGAGAAAAGTGAAGATGAGGACGCAGAGGataaaccaaaaaccaaaaaaattaaggagaCTACTTATGAGTGGGAACTTTTGAATGATGTTAAGGCTATATGGTTGAGAAATCCAAAGGAGGTGACAGAAGAAGAGTACACAAAATTCTACCACTCTCTAGCAAAG GATCTTGGTGATGAGAAGCCACTGGCATGGAGTCACTTCACTGCTGAAGGCGATGTTGAATTCAAGGCTGTTTTGTTTGTTCCACCAAAGGCTCCTCATGATCTATATGAGAGTTATTACAACACTAATAAAGCCAACCTGAAGCTGTATGTTAGACGAGTCTTCATCTCAGATGAATTTGATGAGCTTTTGCCAAAATATCTGAACTTTTTGATG GGTCTCGTTGATTCTGATACTTTACCGCTCAATGTTTCACGAGAAATGCTTCAACAACACAGCAGcttaaaaacaatcaagaagAAACTTATCAGAAAGGCACTTGATATGATCCGTAAAATTGCTGATGAGGATCCTGATGAGGCAAATGacaaagacaagaaag ATGTTGAGAATTCCAGTGATGATGAGAAGAAAGGTCAATATGCAAAATTTTGGAATGAGTTTGGCAAGTCTATCAAACTCGGCATTATTGAGGATTCAGTTAACAGAAATCGCTTGGCAAAACTTCTCAGATTTGAAAC CACCAAGTCGGATGGTAAATTGACATCACTTGATCAGTACATATCAAGAATGAAATCTGGGCAAAAGGATATCTTCTACATAACTGGACCGAACAAGGAGCAAGTGGAAAAATCTCCTTTCCTTGAGAGGCTGAAGAAGAAGGGTTATGAG GTTATTTACTTCACAGATCCAGTTGATGAATATTTGATGCAATATCTGATGGATTATGAAGACCAGAAATTCCAGAATGTTTCCAAGGAGGGTCTGAAACTAGGGAAAGACTCAAAAGCTAAGGAGCTAAAGGAGTCATTCAAGGAGCTAACCAAGTGGTGGAAGGGTGCTCTTGCCAGTGAGAACGTTGATGATGTGAAAATTAGCAATCGTTTGGCTGACACACCTTGTATTGTTGTGACATCAAAATATGGATGGAGCGCAAATATGGAAAGGATAATGCAGGCCCAAACTTTGTCAGATGCAAACAAGCAAGCATATATGCGTGGCAAGAGGGTGCTCGAGATTAATCCAAGGCATCCAATCATCAAGGAACTCCGTGAGAGAGTTGTAAAGGACCCTGAg GATGATAGTGTTAAGCAAACCGCCCACCTCATGTACCAAACAGCGCTCATGGAGAGTGGCTTCATACTCAATGATCCCAAAGATTTTGCCTCTCGTATTTACAGCTCCGTGAAATCTAGCCTAAGCATCAGTCCTGATGCTATCATCGAAGAGGAAGATGATGTAGAAGAAGTTGAAGTTGAAGCCGAAACAAAAGAAGCCACTTCCAGCAGTGAAGCTGAACCCACTAGAGATGACGAGCTTACGGAACCCTCTGTTGTGAAGGATGAGTTGTAG